The Chryseolinea soli genome contains a region encoding:
- a CDS encoding DUF3536 domain-containing protein, which yields MEKYICIHGHFYQPPRENAWLEVIEVQDSAHPYHDWNERITAECYAPNTASRILNEKAVIKNIINNYSRISFNYGPTLLSWMETSDPETYAAIIDADRESAKHFGGHGSAMAQVYNHMILPLANTRDKETQIIWGIRDFEYRFKRKPEGMWLAETAVDIESLELLAKHGIKFTVLAPRQAKAIRKITDAEWTSVDSGTLDTRRPYKCNLPSGKSIVLYFYDGDIAQGVAFNGLLNDGKKFAHRLLDGFDKESTEPQLVHIATDGETYGHHHKHGDMALAYCLDYIERHKQSNLTNYAEFLAKFPPTYEAEIHENSSWSCVHGIERWRNNCGCNSGTPDWHQLWRKPLRETLDWLRDELANVFEDEASKILKDPWKAREDYVDVILNRTDETIEKFLKEHCIREVEHNRVFRMMEVQRNAMLMYTSCGWFFDEISGIETTQIMQYACRAMQLVSQIVEVNLEIEFLNRMQLAPSNLTALETGAEVYRKYVLPSKTNLQRVGMHYAVASIFEEDPESFPVFNYTTQNDVFIRKEAGEQKLVLGITKVRSNVTRSEKKFAFAVIYMGQHNIIGNISIDMEEEKFASMQARMVDAFEEARLGDIIGLMQTYFGPEKYTIWQLFQDEKRKVFNLITYQSMRDLENSLRRIYNRDYPLVMALANNDAPIPNAYRTTFEYILNADLIRSFESERINIRQVERIMNELVLWKLNIEDTGKLERLVGESVFKEVKRISAEGDNHKRVEKLNRLFPLLRKFNINPNLYKSQNLYFEISVRNRAHDGHSAEWIKQFNLLGENLSVKLE from the coding sequence TTGGAAAAGTATATATGCATTCACGGGCATTTCTACCAGCCACCCCGCGAAAATGCCTGGCTTGAAGTGATTGAGGTGCAAGACTCCGCTCACCCGTATCACGATTGGAACGAACGGATCACGGCCGAATGCTATGCGCCCAACACCGCGTCGCGCATTCTCAACGAGAAGGCCGTCATAAAGAACATCATCAACAACTATTCGCGCATCAGTTTCAACTATGGTCCCACGCTGTTGTCGTGGATGGAGACCAGTGACCCGGAAACGTATGCGGCCATCATCGACGCCGACCGCGAAAGCGCAAAGCACTTCGGTGGCCACGGTTCCGCTATGGCACAGGTCTACAACCACATGATCCTGCCGCTGGCCAACACGCGCGACAAAGAAACCCAGATCATCTGGGGCATCCGCGATTTCGAATACCGCTTCAAGCGCAAACCCGAAGGCATGTGGCTCGCCGAAACCGCGGTCGACATCGAATCGCTGGAATTGCTGGCAAAGCACGGGATCAAATTCACCGTGCTGGCACCACGCCAGGCCAAAGCCATTCGCAAAATAACGGATGCCGAATGGACCTCCGTAGACAGCGGCACACTCGACACCCGCAGACCCTACAAGTGCAACCTGCCCTCCGGCAAAAGCATCGTCCTGTATTTCTATGACGGCGACATTGCACAAGGCGTGGCCTTCAACGGATTGCTGAACGACGGTAAGAAATTCGCCCACCGCCTGTTGGACGGTTTCGATAAAGAGTCCACCGAGCCTCAACTGGTGCACATCGCCACCGACGGCGAAACCTACGGCCACCACCACAAGCATGGCGACATGGCCTTGGCCTATTGCCTGGATTACATCGAAAGGCATAAACAGTCCAACCTCACCAACTACGCCGAATTCCTCGCCAAATTTCCGCCCACCTACGAGGCCGAGATACACGAGAACAGTTCCTGGAGTTGTGTGCATGGCATCGAGCGCTGGCGCAACAACTGCGGATGCAACTCGGGCACACCCGACTGGCACCAACTCTGGCGCAAGCCGCTTCGTGAGACACTGGATTGGCTCCGCGACGAGCTCGCCAACGTATTCGAAGACGAAGCCTCCAAAATACTCAAAGACCCGTGGAAAGCCCGAGAAGACTACGTGGACGTCATCCTGAACCGGACCGACGAAACCATCGAGAAATTCTTGAAAGAACATTGCATCCGCGAGGTGGAACACAACCGCGTGTTTCGCATGATGGAAGTGCAACGCAACGCCATGCTGATGTACACCAGCTGCGGCTGGTTCTTCGACGAGATCTCGGGCATCGAGACCACCCAGATCATGCAATACGCCTGCCGCGCCATGCAGTTGGTGAGCCAGATCGTAGAGGTGAACCTGGAGATCGAATTTCTCAACCGCATGCAACTGGCGCCGAGCAATCTCACGGCGCTGGAGACCGGCGCCGAGGTCTATCGCAAATATGTGCTGCCCTCCAAGACGAACCTGCAGCGCGTGGGCATGCACTATGCGGTGGCATCCATCTTTGAAGAAGATCCGGAGTCCTTCCCGGTATTTAATTATACCACACAAAACGACGTCTTCATCCGTAAAGAAGCCGGCGAACAAAAACTGGTGTTGGGCATCACGAAGGTGCGCTCGAACGTGACGCGATCGGAGAAGAAATTTGCTTTCGCGGTAATTTACATGGGGCAGCACAACATCATCGGCAACATCTCCATCGACATGGAAGAAGAGAAGTTCGCCAGCATGCAGGCCCGCATGGTCGACGCCTTTGAAGAAGCGCGGCTAGGAGACATCATCGGGTTGATGCAAACTTATTTCGGACCGGAGAAGTACACCATTTGGCAGTTGTTCCAGGACGAGAAGCGCAAGGTGTTCAACCTGATCACCTACCAAAGCATGCGCGACCTCGAAAACTCGCTGCGCCGCATCTACAACCGCGACTATCCGTTGGTGATGGCCTTGGCCAACAACGATGCCCCGATCCCCAATGCATATCGCACCACATTTGAATACATTCTGAATGCCGACCTGATCCGGAGCTTCGAATCCGAACGCATCAATATTCGCCAGGTGGAACGCATCATGAACGAGCTGGTGTTGTGGAAGCTCAACATCGAGGATACCGGAAAACTCGAGCGCCTGGTAGGGGAGAGCGTGTTCAAAGAAGTGAAGCGCATCAGCGCCGAGGGCGACAACCACAAGCGCGTGGAGAAGCTCAACCGCCTGTTTCCATTGCTGCGCAAGTTCAACATCAATCCCAATCTCTATAAAAGCCAAAACCTCTATTTTGAGATCTCCGTCAGAAACCGCGCACACGACGGGCACTCAGCCGAGTGGATCAAACAATTCAATCTATTGGGTGAAAACCTCAGCGTGAAACTGGAATAG
- a CDS encoding ROK family protein has product MRELTIGIDIGGTNTKYGIVDRAGNVISHGSISTTGYQEFKDYFKGLSEALRKEIAAIPGEHKVLGVGVGAANGNYYKGTIERATNLPWKGIIPLADMFREEFDLPAIITNDANAAAVGEMVYGAAKGMRDFVVITLGTGLGSGFVANGQLLNGKHGIAGEVGHTSVNPAGRFCNCGKRGCLETYVSATGIKRTVYKLLADHLEPSELRGISFDNLTTKMITEAAVRGDVVALAAYEYTGRILGMKLAETVVHTDPEAIFLFGGLSLAGDLIFKPTIKHMEANLMPLFRGKVKVLPSGLQNQAAPIIGASSLVWNYLDNAHNTHLTEEAIA; this is encoded by the coding sequence ATGAGAGAGCTAACCATCGGCATCGATATCGGGGGGACCAACACCAAGTATGGCATTGTAGACAGAGCAGGAAATGTGATTTCCCATGGCAGTATTTCCACTACGGGATACCAGGAGTTCAAAGATTATTTCAAAGGGCTTTCCGAAGCCCTTCGCAAAGAGATCGCGGCGATCCCGGGCGAACATAAAGTATTGGGTGTGGGTGTTGGTGCAGCGAATGGTAACTACTACAAGGGTACGATCGAACGTGCTACCAACCTGCCGTGGAAAGGCATTATTCCCTTGGCCGACATGTTCCGTGAAGAATTCGATCTTCCTGCCATCATCACCAACGACGCCAACGCTGCGGCTGTGGGCGAAATGGTCTATGGTGCCGCCAAAGGCATGCGCGATTTCGTGGTGATCACCTTGGGAACCGGATTAGGCAGCGGCTTTGTAGCCAATGGCCAACTGCTGAATGGAAAACACGGCATTGCCGGGGAAGTGGGCCACACCTCTGTGAACCCCGCCGGCCGTTTCTGCAACTGCGGTAAACGCGGATGCCTGGAAACTTACGTATCGGCCACCGGCATCAAGCGCACGGTCTATAAACTCCTTGCCGATCACCTGGAGCCCAGCGAACTGCGCGGCATCAGTTTTGATAACCTGACCACGAAGATGATCACCGAGGCTGCTGTGCGCGGCGATGTGGTTGCCTTGGCGGCTTATGAATACACCGGTCGGATCCTCGGTATGAAACTGGCCGAGACTGTTGTGCACACCGATCCGGAAGCGATCTTCTTGTTTGGCGGTTTGTCCCTGGCGGGCGATCTTATCTTCAAGCCCACCATCAAGCACATGGAGGCCAACCTGATGCCTTTGTTCAGAGGAAAAGTAAAAGTGTTGCCTTCGGGTCTTCAGAACCAAGCCGCGCCGATCATCGGTGCCAGCAGCCTGGTGTGGAACTACCTGGACAATGCTCACAATACGCACCTGACCGAAGAGGCGATCGCCTAA
- the glgB gene encoding 1,4-alpha-glucan branching protein GlgB, with translation MAKKTVTPSTTTLPASFSLLTDFDVHLFKTGKHYKLYEKLGAHFVNNEGQEGTYFAVWAPNASAISVIGNFNQWNKGKHILHARWDESGIWEGFFADIKHGEAYKYAIHSNTGEYLEKSDPFATFCEMPPKTASIVWTPKFEWKDEAWMNERKSQAGKPKPYSVYEVHYGSWRRKLEEGAPSLTYPEMAHTLVDYVKDMNFTHVEFLPLMEHPFYGSWGYQLTGYFAPTSRYGSPEDFMYLVDSFHRAGIGVILDWVPSHFPGDAHGLFKFDGTFLYEHADPRKGFHPDWKSYIFNYGRNEVRSFLISNAVYWLDKFHIDGLRVDAVASMLYLDYSRKAGEWIPNVYGGNENIEAITFLKEMNEVVYGTFPDAITIAEESTSWTGVSRPTYLGGLGFGQKWMMGWMHDTLQYFKQDSIHRKYHQNEITFSIMYAFTENFMLPLSHDEVVHGKGSLLGRMPGDEWRKFANLRLMFTYMFMHPGSKLLFMGGEFGQSAEWNHEKSLDWHLLDYDVHKGVQKLVRDLNRFYKAEPALYQHQFEQKGFSWIDYDDRENSVMAFQRQGDGKENLLIVVCNFTPETRRHYRIGVPFRGSWKEVFNSDRQQYAGSGVLNEGLLLTSPVKYHGRDYSISLTLPPLGISVLRLEKEISEFDLNDMGT, from the coding sequence ATGGCAAAAAAAACGGTAACACCCTCGACCACCACTCTACCGGCAAGCTTTTCGCTGCTCACCGACTTCGACGTGCATTTGTTCAAGACCGGAAAACACTACAAGTTGTATGAGAAGCTCGGCGCACACTTTGTGAACAACGAGGGGCAGGAGGGAACCTACTTTGCCGTCTGGGCACCCAATGCATCGGCTATTTCCGTCATTGGTAATTTCAATCAGTGGAACAAAGGCAAACACATTCTGCATGCGCGATGGGATGAGTCGGGCATCTGGGAAGGATTTTTTGCCGACATTAAACATGGGGAGGCCTATAAATATGCCATTCACTCCAACACCGGCGAATACCTGGAGAAATCCGATCCGTTTGCCACCTTTTGTGAAATGCCACCCAAGACGGCCAGCATCGTGTGGACCCCGAAGTTTGAGTGGAAAGATGAAGCCTGGATGAACGAACGCAAAAGCCAGGCGGGCAAACCAAAGCCGTACTCGGTGTATGAAGTGCATTATGGCTCGTGGCGCCGCAAACTGGAAGAAGGCGCGCCTTCATTAACGTATCCGGAAATGGCGCATACGTTGGTCGACTATGTGAAAGACATGAATTTCACACATGTGGAATTTCTGCCCCTCATGGAACACCCTTTCTATGGATCGTGGGGCTACCAGCTCACCGGATATTTTGCGCCCACCAGCCGCTATGGCAGCCCGGAAGATTTCATGTACCTCGTCGATAGTTTTCACCGCGCCGGCATTGGCGTGATCCTCGATTGGGTGCCCTCACATTTTCCCGGCGACGCACACGGCCTTTTCAAATTCGACGGCACGTTCCTCTACGAGCACGCCGACCCGCGCAAAGGATTTCACCCCGACTGGAAAAGCTACATCTTCAACTATGGCCGCAACGAGGTACGTTCGTTCCTCATCAGCAACGCGGTGTACTGGCTCGACAAATTCCATATCGACGGCCTGCGTGTAGACGCCGTTGCGTCGATGTTGTATTTGGACTACTCGCGGAAAGCAGGGGAGTGGATCCCCAACGTCTACGGCGGCAACGAAAATATTGAAGCCATCACGTTCCTGAAGGAAATGAATGAGGTGGTGTATGGCACATTTCCCGATGCGATCACGATTGCGGAAGAATCCACGTCGTGGACCGGCGTATCGCGTCCGACCTATCTCGGCGGCTTGGGCTTTGGACAGAAATGGATGATGGGCTGGATGCACGACACGCTCCAATATTTCAAACAGGATTCTATCCATCGGAAATATCATCAGAACGAGATCACATTCAGCATCATGTATGCGTTCACCGAAAACTTTATGTTGCCGCTCTCGCACGATGAGGTAGTGCATGGAAAGGGTTCGCTGCTGGGAAGAATGCCCGGCGACGAGTGGCGCAAGTTTGCTAACCTTCGCCTCATGTTCACCTACATGTTCATGCATCCCGGTTCAAAATTGTTGTTCATGGGAGGGGAATTCGGGCAATCGGCCGAGTGGAACCACGAAAAAAGCCTCGACTGGCACCTGCTGGACTACGACGTCCATAAGGGCGTTCAGAAGCTCGTCCGCGATCTCAATCGATTTTACAAGGCAGAACCGGCCTTATATCAACATCAATTCGAACAAAAAGGATTTTCCTGGATCGACTACGACGATCGCGAAAACAGTGTGATGGCCTTCCAGCGCCAGGGCGACGGCAAGGAAAACCTGCTCATTGTCGTCTGTAATTTCACTCCGGAGACGCGCCGTCATTATCGCATCGGTGTACCTTTTAGGGGCAGTTGGAAAGAAGTTTTCAACTCCGACCGCCAACAGTATGCCGGCAGTGGCGTTTTGAACGAAGGACTGCTGCTCACCTCACCCGTAAAATATCATGGTAGGGATTACTCGATTTCATTAACTTTACCCCCGCTGGGGATTTCGGTGTTACGCTTGGAAAAGGAGATCAGCGAATTTGATCTGAACGACATGGGAACCTGA